TTAGTATAAATGCAATTGTTGCGCATAGTGTTATAAACATGCAATGCGTAGAGTTGTAAAAAAAGTCTGGGAGAATAATAATGAAAAAATCACTTAAAAACGTCCTTTCCGTATTCGCAGTTATAACCAGCATAGGTTTAATGTCTAGTTTTGAGGCAAATGCGTGGGTCTCTGCTGACTTGGCAACGGTTGGTTTGGGGGCAGCGAATGATGCTTTCAGTAATACAAATACAGTATCCACACGTATTAAAGGAGTTGTGGACGAAATACCTAGTTTTGAATACGAGGGTTCTGGAAACTCCGATTTCGTTGGTAAGGGGGTAATGGCAGAGGATTACACGGCACGTCTTATGAGAGCAGTTGATTCAGTTACAGAAGTAGAATCGAAATTGGCTAAGAAGGCACCTAATAAAGTTGACAAAAGAACGATGGATCAAGTCAAAAATTATTGGCTCGCAAATCCTGATGCTTCGAGTACCTACAGAAAAAAAATTGGCGATAGAACTGAGGGTTTAATGGTTGACCGTCAGGATTATTATTACTTTGCAGATTTTCTTGGAAATGATGCAATGGACGAAATAGCTCGTCTTAACTCAGTGGGTGCTCTGACAGGAACAGCAGGAATATCTCCAATTGATATGTTTGTTAAGTCTCAACGTGTGAAAACGCCTGATTTTGACCAAGAATCAGCCAGAGAAAACAATGCAGCGCGCATAATGATTGAAGATGCGCAAGAATTGGCACGTGTCTTTAATACGAAAGATGCTAAAAAAGCTCGCAAGAAATTACTTCGGATCGTGGAAGATAGGGGTAAGTGGGCAAGCTTCGAAGCACTTGAAGGCAGTAGAGGTGATGTCATAAGAGCACAACTTCTGGAGTGGTCACGACTGTCTGCAAAAGAATTTAACAAGAGATACAAAACCGAAATCAGGCTCAGCTTAAGAGAATCAGCAGAAGAACTATTTGACCCTGCAGATAAAGAGCTTGTCAAATCTGTTCAGTCAGGAAATGTGGTCGCTACGTTTAACTTGTTTCAACTTTTAGCTCCTTTGGTGGATAAAAATGATGCTGAGGCGGGAACTATTTTAGTGGCTGTTCTCAAGTCACTTTCTCAGCAAAAGTTTTCTCCTGCAGTGAGCATGCTTGGTCAGGTCTACAGGTTTGGTTGGTGGGGTGAGGATAGAAATGAAAATCTCGCCAGTATGTATTGGGCAATGCTTCCTAACGACAAAAATGCCTTGGAAAGTAGACACCAAGTGAGGGGCAAGTTTGTAGAAGGGAAATCCGATTTGTATCGGGCAGCAGGATTAGGAAACGCCCATGCTCTTAAGGACCAAAGAACCACACTAAGAAATGAAAGGGTTCTAAAATGGTTGAAGATTCTTGGGAGCGCAAGCTTGGTAGGATTAACGGCGGCTGAGCTTGTTGTAGGTGCAGCTCTTCCGATTCCATTGCCACCGCTTCCAATACCATAAGAATCTTAAGTAGAATAATCCCTACGGGAGAGAGGCGGAGGTGAAAACCCCGTCTCTTTCTGGCAGGAAAGTTCAACTTCTAACTTAGGATTGTTGAACGGTTAAAAAGTTAAATTTTTACTTTGAATACAAGAGATAACGATATTTACTTTGACTTAATAAGAATGTGTCGTTCATAATATGAATACTAAATGTCTGGGAGAATAATAATGAAAAAGCCACTAGGCTATATGGTGTCGTCATTTGCCATTTTAACAATTTTTGGAAGCTGCTTAGCCGGTGATGCATGTGCAAAATCGGAAGTGCTAGATGCTGAGGAACAAAATGTGAAGCCTCAAAAAGCTTCTAAAAGAAATTTAGTAGCACGTATGTTCTCGTCGGCGAAAAATAGAATTGTTAGAAAGTTTTCTGGGCTGTTTGGGATTAGACTTAATGATGAGTCAGCTTCTGCCCTCAGGCCAATTTCGTTATCCATCTCAAATGACGTGCTCACCCTAACACCTAAAGAAGCCATTGAAGGCACAAGCGTTTCGGAAAATTTATCACCAAAGGCCATCAAGGCAACTCGGCGTGCCATGGTAGCAATTGGTCTCGCTGATACGGTGGGTCCTGTTTTGGAAGTTAAGGATACGGATGAAGCTCGGAAAATGCTAAATGAAGTCATTGCTGAGCTCCGGAATGGAACAAAGTTAAGCCAGCTTGATCCAGACACCTTTAGAAAAGAAATAAAAGCCCTTTCAAAAGTTGCTGAGGGCTCAGGGGATGAACTTAAAGAGGGGCTTACCACTACAGTTGCACATTTTCATAGCCGTAGTGAAGAAGAGCTAAAAAGAGCCAATGCGTCGGGCAGTTCGCTGGCACGGATGAATTTAGTTAAGTTTAAGGCGAGAGCCCATTTGAACGGTGCTTCGATTACGGGTGATGTGATTTCAGAGGCCATGTCTCTTGCGGGTGATGGTGTAGTAGAGGCTCTAACATTTCTTGGATTCGCATATGAAAAGGGTTTATTTGGTTTAGATCGAGATACGTTTCTAGCGGCACAATTCTATCGTCACGCTGTTGCCGCAAATGATCCAACAGCAGGCCCCCTTTTAAAGGAATTAACCAGAACTTCTTCTGGGGTTGGGGGAAAAAAATTGGGTAGTGTGATGGATCCGGGCGGGGTAGTAGGGCCTTTTGGAGGAATAGCAGGGTTTTAAAACTAAAGTCTGGGAGGCGAAGGTACTATGATTGAGTAGGGTGACTTTGACATTCTTTGAAATTCAAACTTTGAGAAATGGCTAAATATATGGGCTGCGCATCGGGCACTAACAGGACGATTTCAGGCCTAAAATGGTTGGTTGTGTGTCGGAGACTAACAGGACGATCTAAAGCCTAAAAAGACTTTAGAAGAGTAGATTGAGAGTCGGAAGGTAAAATTGGGAAGGTAATTCAGGAAGGTAATCATGAATATAAAACAGATAGCTACGGTTGTAGCCCTATCTCTGATGGGGACAATGCAGATGAATTCGGTTTGGGCTGACGGAGTGTTTGACGTCTTAGGAGATGTAGCTGGGATACTTGGAGATGCAGAAGGTTTGTCTGATAGACATACAGGGAAAGCTGTTTCTGCGAAAAAAAAAATGGATCCGGAAAAAGTAACCTTAACGCCCAATTATTTTAAGAGGGTTGGCTCTGTATCTAAAATATATAGGTTTTTAAGAAATAGAAAATTATCTAATGCCTTCGAATTTTCTGAACTAATTCACACTTCAGGACATCTAATGTTAGACAATGAAGCATATTATAAGGAATCAAATCTTACTTCTGTTGATAAAAAATTACGTACCATAACCAACAGGGGAGCAAAAATTAGACCTGAGAATTTCTTTATAGGATCTAAGCCTACTTACGATAAAGTTACGGCAAATACTAATAATTTGGCGGTAGAAAAATACAATGAGGCTATGGACCTATTTGAGCAGATTGGGAGTAGGAAGTTCAAAAACCTTTTTACACGGCAAAAGTTAAGTCAGTTCGTAACTGCTGTTAAGGAAGGTGATGTTACTGAAATCGTAAATATGGGATCAGATGCAAAGAACAGAGTTGTAAACTATATGACGTCTCTTCTTGAAGAGAAAAATCCAGAAAAGGCACTAAAAAGTCTACTTTTCGAAAGAGCGAGTAACCTTTTAGTAGAGGTTGAAAGGCATTTAAAAAGCATTGTTACGAAAAGTGCCGTAGCTTCATATAACTTGGCTTTAGTGTACATGCGGCAAGAAAGCAACCACGGTCATAAGGGAGAGCTGGGTGAGTATATAATGGAATATTTAAGAAAACCTGCTTCAAAAGGGTTTGCGCCTGCGGCCTTTACCTATGCTTATTTAAATCGTAAAGGAATCTTTTCTCCGAAAAATTATGGATTGGCTGAATCGCTCTTTGAGATGATAGAAAACGTGGATCCTAGAGCGCCATTTATGAAGGCTCGGATGATGCTGAGCAGCGCTATTTTCAATAACTTGGATTTTAATTCTGAAAAGAAAAGAGATACAGATCTTCTCAATTCAGAAGCTATGCCTTCACTAAGAAAGGCTGCTGCAATGGGCTATGAGCCAGCGAACAGCAATTATACTTGGAAGGTGAGAAGGAAGGATCTCGCAATCTATTCAAGACCTTTTATAAAGGTGTTCAATGCCGCAAAGGGACTCTTGAGACTGTAAAAAGCAGCCTAAAATTGATGGAACATGAAGAGAGTTTTGGATAGTGTATGGAGTTTTGAACTGGGTCTTTAATAGGCATTTTTGCACTCATCCAGAACTTTCTTTTGCAATTAATAAGATTGTATGTTCTTCCGTGAGATCCAAAAGAATGTATCCGGATAACGTTGTGCAAAAGTGCTAAATTTTTAGCTCAAATATTGACTTAAAACACATCCTTACCGAATTTCTGTATAAAAGCATTGACCTTCCTTTGGCAATGGGTATCATGCTCGAGGATAAATTTGCCCCTGTGGCGGAACTGGTAGACGCGGTAGACTCAAAATCTATTTCCCGCAAGGGAGTGGGAGTTCGACTCTCCCCGGGGGCACCAAGTAAATTGAGGAATTTTTTATATGATTTCCTTTAAGTATCTGGGGAATGAT
This portion of the Alphaproteobacteria bacterium genome encodes:
- a CDS encoding sel1 repeat family protein, whose translation is MNIKQIATVVALSLMGTMQMNSVWADGVFDVLGDVAGILGDAEGLSDRHTGKAVSAKKKMDPEKVTLTPNYFKRVGSVSKIYRFLRNRKLSNAFEFSELIHTSGHLMLDNEAYYKESNLTSVDKKLRTITNRGAKIRPENFFIGSKPTYDKVTANTNNLAVEKYNEAMDLFEQIGSRKFKNLFTRQKLSQFVTAVKEGDVTEIVNMGSDAKNRVVNYMTSLLEEKNPEKALKSLLFERASNLLVEVERHLKSIVTKSAVASYNLALVYMRQESNHGHKGELGEYIMEYLRKPASKGFAPAAFTYAYLNRKGIFSPKNYGLAESLFEMIENVDPRAPFMKARMMLSSAIFNNLDFNSEKKRDTDLLNSEAMPSLRKAAAMGYEPANSNYTWKVRRKDLAIYSRPFIKVFNAAKGLLRL